The Streptomyces tendae genome has a window encoding:
- a CDS encoding GNAT family N-acetyltransferase has product MLIRAFTPHDLARLTELTIQTFRPFYEDSFRTLVGEAVFANQHGDWRDDYRKQVPELHAPERHMYVDVAEADGDIAGYVAWSVDPARRNGTVSHLAVSAEHRRNHVGTALCEHAFARMRSLGAEVVEIGTGGDPFHAPARALYERLGCTALPVAVYYREL; this is encoded by the coding sequence ATGCTCATTCGCGCGTTCACCCCGCACGACCTGGCGCGACTGACCGAACTCACCATCCAGACGTTCCGGCCGTTCTACGAGGACTCCTTCCGCACCTTGGTCGGTGAGGCCGTCTTCGCCAACCAGCACGGCGACTGGCGCGACGACTACCGCAAGCAGGTGCCCGAACTCCACGCCCCCGAGCGGCACATGTACGTCGATGTCGCCGAGGCCGACGGCGACATCGCCGGCTACGTGGCGTGGAGCGTCGACCCCGCCCGCCGGAACGGCACCGTCAGCCACCTCGCCGTCTCCGCCGAACACCGCCGCAACCACGTCGGTACCGCCCTGTGCGAGCACGCCTTCGCGCGGATGCGGAGCCTCGGGGCCGAGGTGGTCGAGATCGGCACCGGAGGAGATCCCTTCCACGCACCCGCCCGCGCCCTCTACGAGCGCCTCGGGTGCACCGC